The following coding sequences lie in one Rutidosis leptorrhynchoides isolate AG116_Rl617_1_P2 chromosome 4, CSIRO_AGI_Rlap_v1, whole genome shotgun sequence genomic window:
- the LOC139843156 gene encoding probable glycosyltransferase At3g07620, whose protein sequence is MKKYPIQFQVIHQIMKRRWLLIVVLVATIHLFCQTLMLPYGTALLSLLPDHDNTLYFARISKNYTLDDDFQEESTEFVEDVNLGEAFVDESSEITHELLSVDISNKFEDGISINSTIITSKAEVKPEVVTVDNVKSLTESDVNKSGDGLQSQNFPINEKYVLFRSDGKKQLRCLMPPKSVMYNDQMNRLLVRQRTSSRAMRPRSSSVRDQEIVASKVQITNAPSRIADQELYAPLYRNVSMFIRSYELMERTLKVYVYKEGDKPIFHQPILKGLYASEGWFMKLMEGNKRFVVKDPKKAHLYYIPFSARMLQHKLYVRNSHNRTNLRDFLKVYAEKIAAKYPFWNRTGGADHFLVACHDWAAYETRHHMERCIKALCNADVTAGFKIGRDVSLPECYVRSARNPLRDLGGKPASERHIFAFYAGNMHGYLRKILLEYWNNKDVNMKILGPMPAGVASKMNYIEHMKSSKYCLCPKGYEVNSPRVVEAIFYECVPVLISDNFVPPFFEVLNWDAFSVIVAEKDVPDLKNILSAITDERYRELEFGVKKVRRHFLWHVKPVKYDLFHMTLHSIWYNRVFQFKPR, encoded by the exons ATGAAGAAATATCCTATTCAATTTCAAGTTATTCATCAGATAATGAAAAGGAGATGGCTTTTAATAGTGGTTTTAGTGGCTACAATCCATTTGTTTTGTCAAACTTTAATGCTTCCTTATGGAACTGCTCTTCTATCTCTGTTACCTGATCATGATAACACTTTGTATTTCGCTCGGATATCGAAAAATTATACTTTAGATGATGATTTTCAAGAGGAGAGCACTGAATTTGTTGAGGATGTTAATTTAGGTGAAGCTTTTGTAGATGAAAGTAGTGAAATAACACATGAATTACTCTCTGTAGACATAAGTAACAAATTCGAAGATGGGATTTCTATAAATAGTACTATTATTACATCCAAAGCTGAGGTGAAACCAGAAGTTGTGACGGTTGATAATGTGAAGTCATTAACTGAGTCTGATGTTAATAAATCTGGTGATGGTTTACAATCTCAAAATTTTCCGATCAATGAGAAGTATGTCTTGTTCCGAAGTGACGGTAAAAAGCAACTGAGGTGTTTGATGCCACCAAAAAGTGTCATGTACAATGACCAAATGAACCGTTTGTTAGTTCGTCAGCGCACTTCCTCTCGAGCTATG AGACCAAGAAGTTCTTCGGTAAGAGATCAAGAGATTGTTGCTTCAAAGGTACAAATAACTAATGCACCCTCTCGAATAGCTGATCAAGAACTTTATGCTCCGTTGTATCGTAACGTATCAATGTTTATAAG GAGCTATGAACTCATGGAACGTACACTTAAAGTATACGTATATAAAGAGGGAGACAAGCCAATTTTTCATCAACCAATACTCAAAGGGTTATATGCATCTGAAGGATGGTTTATGAAGCTAATGGAGGGTAATAAGCGATTTGTTGTAAAGGACCCTAAAAAAGCTCATTTGTATTATATACCATTTAGTGCACGAATGCTGCAACATAAATTATATGTACGTAACTCTCACAATAGGACAAATTTACGAGACTTTTTGAAGGTTTATGCCGAGAAAATTGCTGCCAAGTATCCCTTTTGGAACCGAACTGGTGGAGCAGATCATTTTCTTGTTGCTTGCCATGACTGG GCAGCATACGAGACGAGACACCATATGGAACGTTGCATTAAAGCACTATGCAATGCGGATGTAACTGCCGGGTTCAAGATCGGAAGAGACGTCTCCCTGCCCGAATGCTACGTGCGATCTGCCCGAAACCCACTTCGAGATCTTGGGGGAAAACCCGCTTCAGAACGACATATTTTCGCCTTTTATGCCGGAAACATGCATGGATACTTACGCAAAATCTTGCTTGAATATTGGAACAATAAAGATGTCAATATGAAGATTTTAGGCCCAATGCCAGCTGGAGTAGCTAGCAAAATGAACTACATTGAACATATGAAAAGCAGCAAGTATTGCCTTTGCCCAAAAGGGTATGAGGTGAACAGCCCGCGGGTCGTGGAGGCTATCTTTTACGAGTGCGTGCCAGTGTTAATTTCGGACAATTTTGTCCCTCCGTTTTTTGAAGTGTTGAATTGGGATGCATTTTCAGTAATCGTAGCGGAAAAAGATGTACCTGATTTGAAGAATATACTGTCAGCGATTACAGATGAGAGGTACCGAGAATTAGAGTTTGGAGTGAAGAAAGTTCGAAGACATTTTCTATGGCATGTTAAACCTGTTAAGTATGATTTATTTCACATGACTTTGCACTCTATTTGGTACAACAGGGTATTCCAATTTAAGCCTAGATAA
- the LOC139904302 gene encoding probable ribosome biogenesis protein RLP24 → MRLEKCWFCSSTVYPGHGIQFVRNDAKIFRFCRSKCHKNFKMKRNPRKVKWTKAYRRLHGKDMTQDATFEFERKRNRPERYDRNLTQTTLEVIKKIDKVRSRREEKHHKNRMVGKRAKEMREAKKEHDQQIYLIKDPSVLAKESSAKAVKVKVQHESTDDNRMEE, encoded by the exons ATGAGGTTGGAAAAGTGTTGGTTCTGTTCATCTACGGTATATCCCGGACACGGTATCCAGTTTGTTCGTAATGATGCAAAG ATCTTTAGATTTTGTAGATCAAAATGCCACAAGAACTTCAAAATGAAGAGGAATCCACGTAAGGTGAAATGGACTAAAGCTTATAGGCGATTACATGGAAAGGACATGACTCAG GACGCCACTTTTGAATTTGAGAGGAAGCGTAACAGGCCAGAGAGGTATGACAGAAATCTCACTCAGACCACATTGGAGGTAATCAAAAAGATCGACAAGGTCAGATCCCGCCGTGAAGAGAAACATCACAAGAACAG gaTGGTAGGTAAGCGTGCAAAGGAAATGCgtgaggctaaaaaggaacatgaccagcAAATCTACTTGATTAAGGATCCAAGTGTATTGGCCAAAGAATCGTCTGCTAAAGCGGTTAAGGTCAAGGTTCAACATGAATCTACTGATGATAATAGAATGGAAGAATGA